In Biomphalaria glabrata chromosome 11, xgBioGlab47.1, whole genome shotgun sequence, the following proteins share a genomic window:
- the LOC129928987 gene encoding mucin-6-like, with amino-acid sequence MKEPATIPTVLYSSFPPSSPIKEPATISTVLYSSFPPSSPIKEPATISTVLYSSFPPTSPIKEPATISTVLYSSFPPSSPMKEPATISTVLYSSLSSLPIKESATVSTVIYSSFTLSSIKEIFTGSTVVYYGYLSSTVYATATLSSILSDFPAALLHEPATKSTVLSDFPATLLHEPATISTVLSDFPAALLHEPATISTVLLDFPAALLHEPATLSSIHSDFPAALLHEPATISTVLLDFPAALLHEPATLSSILSDFQAALLHEPATKSTVLSDFPAALLHEPATISTVLSDFPAALLHEPATISTVLSDFPAALLHEPATKSTVLSDFPAALLHEPATISTVLLDFPAALLHEPATISTVLSDFPAALLHEPATKSTVLLDFPAALLHEPATISTVLSDFPAALLHEPATKSTVLLDFPAALLHEPATISTVLSDFPAALLHEPATKSTVLLDFPAALLHEPATKLTVLSDFPATQLNEPATISTVLSDFPSALLHEPATISTVLSDFPAALLHEPATISTVLSDFPAALLHEPATLSSILSDFPATLLHEPATLSSILLDFTATQLNEPATISTVLSDFPAALLHEPATRSTVLSDFPATQLNEPATLSTVLSDFPAALLHEPATKSTVLLDFPAALLHEPATISTVLSDFPAALLHEPATKSTVLLDFPAALLHEPATISTVLSDFPAALLHEPATISTVLLDFPAALLHEPATLSSILSDFPATLLHEPATLSSILLDFTATQLKEPATISTVLSDFPAALLHEPATRSTVLSDFPATQLNEPATLSTVLSDFPAALLHEPATRSTVLSDFPATQLNEPATISTVLSDFPATQLNEPATRSTVLSDLPATQLNEPATLSTILYSSYTSTPLIAPSELLSSLALALDTAMSYSTALSSPSSDVEALSTTAPVATFTNTSPKSPHHPSEQSYTYLCSCQCSNYTRAKDALTNSQTEELVHSIQFNLLLNEKNLSAVIRKLSSVPDHRPSAKVLGSIGVLVLTAVACGLVALDCSRYFRWLSRRKSLAVKVQPAT; translated from the coding sequence ATGAAGGAACCTGCTACCATACCAACAGTCTTATATTCTAGTTTCCCACCATCATCGCCAATTAAGGAACCTGCTACCATATCAACAGTCTTATATTCTAGTTTCCCACCATCATCGCCAATTAAGGAACCTGCTACCATATCAACAGTCTTATATTCTAGTTTCCCACCAACATCGCCAATTAAGGAACCTGCTACCATATCAACAGTCTTATATTCTAGTTTCCCACCATCATCGCCAATGAAGGAACCTGCTACCATATCAACAGTCTTATATTCTAGTTTATCGTCGTTGCCAATAAAAGAATCTGCTACCGTATCAACAGTTATTTACTCTAGTTTTACATTATCATCAATAAAGGAAATCTTTACCGGATCAACTGTTGTTTACTATGGTTACCTATCATCAACGGTCTACGCTACTGCTACTCTATCATCCATCCTCTCAGACTTCCCAGCAGCACTACTACACGAACCAGCTACAAAATCAACAGTCCTCTCAGACTTCCCAGCAACACTGCTACACGAACCAGCTACCATATCAACAGTCCTCTCAGACTTCCCAGCAGCACTACTACACGAACCAGCTACCATATCAACAGTCCTCTTAGACTTCCCAGCAGCACTGCTACACGAACCAGCTACCCTATCATCAATCCACTCAGACTTCCCAGCAGCACTGCTACACGAACCAGCTACCATATCAACAGTCCTCTTAGACTTCCCAGCAGCACTACTACACGAACCAGCTACACTATCATCAATCCTCTCAGACTTCCAAGCAGCACTGCTACACGAACCAGCTACAAAATCAACAGTCCTCTCAGACTTCCCAGCAGCACTGCTACATGAACCAGCTACCATATCAACAGTCCTCTCAGACTTCCCAGCAGCACTGCTACACGAACCAGCTACCATATCAACAGTCCTCTCAGACTTCCCAGCAGCACTGCTACACGAACCAGCTACAAAATCAACAGTCCTCTCAGACTTCCCAGCAGCACTGCTACACGAACCAGCTACCATATCAACAGTCCTCTTAGACTTCCCAGCAGCACTGCTACACGAACCAGCTACCATATCAACAGTCCTCTCAGACTTCCCAGCAGCACTGCTACACGAACCAGCTACAAAATCAACAGTCCTCTTAGACTTCCCAGCAGCACTGCTACACGAACCAGCTACCATATCAACAGTCCTCTCAGACTTCCCAGCAGCACTGCTACACGAACCAGCTACAAAATCAACAGTCCTCTTAGACTTCCCAGCAGCACTGCTACACGAACCAGCTACCATATCAACAGTCCTCTCAGACTTCCCAGCAGCACTGCTACACGAACCAGCTACAAAATCAACAGTCCTCTTAGACTTCCCAGCAGCACTGCTACACGAACCAGCTACAAAATTAACAGTCCTCTCAGACTTCCCAGCAACACAGCTAAACGAACCAGCTACCATATCAACAGTCCTCTCAGACTTCCCATCAGCACTGCTACACGAACCAGCTACAATATCAACAGTCCTCTCAGACTTCCCAGCAGCACTACTACACGAACCAGCTACCATATCAACAGTCCTCTCAGACTTCCCAGCAGCACTGCTACACGAACCAGCTACCCTATCATCAATCCTTTCAGACTTCCCAGCAACACTGCTACACGAACCAGCTACCCTATCATCAATCCTTTTAGACTTCACAGCAACACAGCTAAACGAACCAGCTACCATATCAACAGTCCTCTCAGACTTCCCAGCAGCACTGCTACACGAACCAGCTACCAGATCAACAGTCCTCTCAGACTTCCCAGCAACACAGCTAAACGAACCAGCTACCCTATCAACAGTCCTCTCAGATTTCCCAGCAGCACTGCTACACGAACCAGCTACAAAATCAACAGTCCTCTTAGACTTCCCAGCAGCACTGCTACACGAACCAGCTACCATATCAACAGTCCTCTCAGACTTCCCAGCAGCACTGCTACACGAACCAGCTACAAAATCAACAGTCCTCTTAGACTTCCCAGCAGCACTGCTACACGAACCAGCTACCATATCAACAGTCCTCTCAGACTTCCCAGCAGCACTGCTACACGAACCAGCTACCATATCAACAGTCCTCTTAGACTTCCCAGCAGCACTGCTACACGAACCAGCTACCCTATCATCAATCCTTTCAGACTTCCCAGCAACACTGCTACACGAACCAGCTACCCTATCATCAATCCTTTTAGACTTCACAGCAACACAGCTAAAGGAACCAGCTACCATATCAACAGTCCTCTCAGACTTCCCAGCAGCACTGCTACACGAACCAGCTACCAGATCAACAGTCCTCTCAGACTTCCCAGCAACACAGCTAAACGAACCAGCTACCCTATCAACAGTCCTCTCAGATTTCCCAGCAGCACTGCTACACGAACCAGCTACCAGATCAACAGTCCTCTCAGACTTCCCAGCAACACAGCTAAACGAACCAGCTACCATATCAACAGTCCTCTCAGACTTCCCAGCAACACAGCTAAACGAACCAGCTACCAGATCAACAGTCCTTTCAGACCTCCCAGCAACACAGCTAAACGAACCAGCTACCCTATCAACAATCCTTTACTCCAGTTACACGTCCACACCATTAATCGCACCATCTGAATTGTTATCGAGTTTAGCACTAGCACTAGACACAGCAATGTCTTACTCTACTGCCTTGTCTAGTCCATCTTCTGACGTGGAAGCTTTGTCTACAACAGCCCCAGTGGCAACGTTCACCAATACGAGCCCCAAATCACCACACCACCCCTCGGAACAAAGTTACACTTATCTGTGCTCATGTCAGTGTAGTAATTACACA